In the Haloferula helveola genome, one interval contains:
- a CDS encoding GtrA family protein, with product MATEPKHHGLHPLGKLFRFLLVGIPAFLIAIPLNLLLVETLGWPKPAAYALVQVVQVGINFFACILFVFRRDTSRNLLSQFLLFVSGILAARILDWGLYSLLVKLVPFHYILLQLFNAGLFSVAKFVFARRVLEGVGRQR from the coding sequence GTGGCAACCGAGCCTAAGCATCATGGTCTGCATCCGCTGGGCAAGCTGTTCCGATTCCTCCTGGTCGGTATCCCGGCATTCCTGATCGCGATCCCCCTCAACCTCCTCCTCGTCGAGACGCTCGGTTGGCCGAAGCCTGCTGCCTATGCGCTGGTGCAGGTGGTGCAGGTCGGTATCAACTTCTTCGCCTGCATCCTGTTCGTCTTCAGGCGCGATACCTCGCGAAACCTCTTGTCCCAGTTTCTCCTCTTCGTCTCGGGCATTCTCGCGGCACGGATTCTTGACTGGGGATTGTATTCGCTCCTCGTGAAGCTCGTGCCGTTCCACTACATCTTGCTCCAGTTGTTCAATGCAGGCCTGTTCAGCGTGGCCAAGTTCGTGTTTGCCCGACGCGTGCTGGAGGGCGTCGGCAGACAACGCTAG
- a CDS encoding glycosyltransferase family 2 protein: MNPVPIPDRCLGVVIPVYNEEKTLHLIVQKVLSRPEVGELVMVDDCSKDGTWQTMQRLSEGDERIRIFRHEVNRGKGAALRTGFAEVRSELLIIQDADLEYDPDEYPKLLLPIVAGKADVVYGSRFLGSGMHRVLYYWHCVGNRFLTQLSNMFTNLNLTDMETCYKVFRREVMSKIEIEEDRFGFEPEITAKISKMKVALYEVSISYYGRTYDEGKKIGWKDGVRAIWCILKYNLVR; the protein is encoded by the coding sequence ATGAACCCCGTGCCGATACCCGACAGATGCCTCGGCGTCGTGATCCCCGTCTACAACGAGGAGAAGACGCTCCACCTGATCGTCCAGAAAGTGCTTTCACGCCCCGAAGTCGGCGAGTTGGTGATGGTCGACGACTGCTCGAAGGACGGAACCTGGCAAACGATGCAGAGGCTCTCGGAAGGAGACGAGCGTATCCGGATCTTCCGTCACGAGGTGAATCGGGGGAAAGGCGCCGCGCTGCGGACCGGATTTGCCGAGGTGCGTTCCGAACTTCTGATCATCCAGGATGCCGACCTCGAGTATGATCCCGACGAGTATCCGAAGCTGCTTTTGCCGATCGTTGCCGGGAAAGCGGACGTCGTCTACGGATCGCGCTTCCTCGGTTCCGGAATGCACCGGGTTCTCTATTACTGGCACTGCGTCGGCAACCGTTTCCTGACCCAGCTCTCGAACATGTTCACCAACCTCAACCTCACCGACATGGAAACCTGCTACAAGGTGTTCCGGCGCGAGGTCATGTCGAAGATCGAGATCGAGGAAGACCGTTTCGGGTTCGAGCCCGAGATCACGGCAAAGATCTCGAAGATGAAGGTCGCCCTCTACGAGGTGTCCATCTCTTACTACGGCCGCACTTACGATGAGGGGAAGAAGATCGGGTGGAAGGATGGCGTTCGGGCGATCTGGTGCATTCTCAAATATAATCTCGTACGATGA
- a CDS encoding class I SAM-dependent methyltransferase produces the protein MMTTEHNATAETEDFEFAALSEAVNYRHAIVREFKPFLKGRVLEVGAGIGQTSSAILGLDGVDELVGLEPDERFHQGFESALPEVRLIKGTTADLEAAEEFDAAVMVNVLEHIEHDKEELVRLRGLLAARSGFLCILVPARQELYSRLDAHFGHFRRYGRRELRSKLEAAGFTMNSIFYFNLAGYFAWGLRYKLLRGMSFDVGQVRLFDRKIFPLVNRLERGLCRPPVGQSLVAIARA, from the coding sequence ATGATGACAACCGAACACAACGCCACCGCGGAGACCGAGGATTTCGAGTTCGCGGCCCTGTCGGAGGCAGTCAACTACCGGCATGCGATCGTCCGCGAGTTCAAGCCGTTCCTGAAGGGGCGGGTGCTTGAGGTAGGAGCCGGTATCGGACAGACCAGCAGCGCGATCCTCGGGTTGGACGGGGTGGACGAGCTCGTCGGACTCGAGCCGGACGAGCGGTTTCACCAGGGCTTCGAAAGCGCCCTTCCGGAGGTTCGTTTGATCAAGGGCACGACCGCGGATCTCGAAGCTGCCGAGGAGTTTGACGCGGCGGTGATGGTGAACGTGCTCGAGCACATCGAACACGATAAGGAGGAACTGGTGAGGCTCCGTGGCCTGCTCGCCGCGCGCTCCGGTTTCCTATGCATCCTGGTTCCAGCCCGGCAGGAGCTTTATTCGCGGCTGGACGCCCACTTCGGGCATTTTCGCAGGTATGGGCGGCGGGAGCTTCGTTCAAAACTGGAGGCTGCGGGGTTCACGATGAATTCGATCTTCTACTTCAATCTGGCCGGGTATTTCGCGTGGGGTCTGCGTTACAAGCTCCTTCGCGGGATGAGCTTCGATGTCGGTCAGGTGAGGCTCTTCGACCGGAAGATCTTTCCGCTGGTGAACCGGCTTGAGCGAGGGCTGTGCCGTCCTCCGGTCGGGCAGAGCCTGGTCGCGATCGCGCGCGCCTGA
- a CDS encoding lipopolysaccharide biosynthesis protein produces MSTRTSRFIAGLLSGYANVGANIVFTIISIPLALHYLSTEEFGLWVLAVQINGYLGLVDLGMGSAISRFLADHKDDVGSKGYGSHFATGAVVFGVQGLITLLLGGTFSLLAPALFAVPSTLSMRFGELVGLLAMALGLSVGTRSLGSPLWAFQRFDVINGLSCGVLLLSLPMLWWGFARGWGIFAFALTQFAGVVITAGISFAVCWKQGYYPSDRGSLRADKVVFWELFRFGRDSVLVNLGSQLLNASQIIIISRVIGLNAAAIYAVGTKFYNMGLKLVVAPIGSAAPGLTELFVRGEKKRFSQRYWDLIRGSLLAAILLAVPIAVGNKSAISIWTGGTIDWPKGADIAIGVLLVVQVMNGSFIGLFGIIKNWQPVRKLKLVEAVLFLPLAIVLAKPFGIIGIVTASVVVQLTVSTAYAWRSAVCVIGQPREFATDLGWAVLSFGVAATMGLCLPMFIENDYATAVSGAVASSLVLAAIWMFRLSPDSKSQLRGMMAGVLARR; encoded by the coding sequence ATGAGCACACGCACATCTAGGTTCATCGCAGGGCTTCTGTCTGGGTATGCAAATGTTGGGGCGAATATTGTCTTCACGATCATCAGTATTCCGTTGGCGTTGCACTATCTCTCCACCGAGGAGTTCGGGCTATGGGTCCTCGCCGTTCAGATCAACGGTTATTTGGGTTTGGTCGATCTGGGGATGGGCAGTGCAATCAGCCGCTTCCTCGCCGATCACAAGGATGATGTCGGAAGCAAGGGGTATGGTTCACATTTCGCAACTGGGGCAGTTGTCTTTGGGGTGCAGGGTCTCATTACTCTGTTGTTGGGCGGAACCTTTTCCCTTCTTGCACCAGCGTTGTTTGCTGTCCCGTCGACGTTAAGCATGCGGTTTGGGGAATTGGTGGGCTTGTTGGCTATGGCTCTTGGGCTCTCAGTGGGAACCCGCTCGCTCGGCTCACCTCTGTGGGCATTTCAACGCTTCGATGTGATCAACGGGCTATCTTGCGGTGTGCTATTGCTCAGTTTGCCCATGCTGTGGTGGGGGTTCGCCCGAGGGTGGGGAATCTTTGCTTTTGCTCTCACGCAGTTTGCCGGAGTCGTAATAACGGCGGGCATCTCATTCGCGGTTTGCTGGAAGCAGGGGTACTATCCTAGCGACCGCGGCTCGTTGCGGGCGGACAAGGTGGTCTTTTGGGAGCTGTTCCGCTTTGGGCGCGATTCGGTTTTGGTAAATCTGGGAAGCCAACTCCTCAACGCCTCGCAGATCATAATCATAAGCCGGGTGATCGGTTTGAACGCAGCGGCGATCTACGCCGTAGGAACCAAGTTCTACAATATGGGTCTAAAGCTCGTGGTCGCTCCGATCGGTTCGGCGGCGCCTGGCCTGACGGAGCTATTCGTGCGGGGGGAGAAAAAGCGATTCAGCCAGCGCTACTGGGATTTGATTCGCGGTTCGCTTCTTGCTGCAATTCTGCTCGCGGTGCCGATTGCCGTCGGCAACAAGTCGGCGATTAGCATCTGGACCGGTGGAACAATCGATTGGCCGAAGGGGGCGGATATTGCGATCGGAGTACTCTTGGTGGTGCAAGTGATGAACGGCAGCTTTATCGGGCTGTTCGGAATCATCAAGAATTGGCAACCGGTCCGGAAGCTTAAGCTCGTCGAGGCCGTCCTATTCCTGCCCCTCGCAATTGTTCTAGCTAAGCCGTTCGGTATCATTGGGATTGTCACCGCATCTGTTGTCGTGCAGCTGACCGTCTCGACTGCTTACGCGTGGAGGAGCGCGGTTTGCGTCATCGGCCAACCACGCGAATTTGCCACTGATCTCGGCTGGGCTGTCTTGAGCTTCGGAGTGGCCGCTACAATGGGCCTCTGTCTCCCAATGTTCATTGAAAATGATTATGCTACTGCGGTTTCCGGCGCTGTCGCATCGTCCTTGGTGCTCGCTGCCATCTGGATGTTCCGGCTTAGCCCAGATTCAAAGTCTCAGCTCCGTGGAATGATGGCCGGCGTCCTTGCGCGGCGATGA
- a CDS encoding class I SAM-dependent methyltransferase translates to MAISDTLTGRQIRALWNACNNEIREEAYGLLTPLAEVHLFHCLACGFRFFDPKFVGTAEFYQELMKRKSYPAMSSEFKSAIEFCLKNNLRTLMDVGGGEGAFLDMAREAGFETTGVELNREAAAVAAGKGHRMFTKPLEEIGLDEIGGAVDFLSLFQVIEHVTDPVGFMKTAASLVRPDGYLCVAVPSVRRMIGLLHHDPADWPPHHMSRWRIVDLQRLGDACGLKLVASRADQLTGSAIPWAWDLRRKLRAGLGLATSLAWDPLIKLGSDAYRYFGLKYMGPCHGLSLHAVFLKPDNTDA, encoded by the coding sequence GTGGCCATCTCCGATACACTTACCGGACGGCAGATCCGGGCTCTATGGAACGCATGCAACAACGAAATCCGTGAAGAAGCCTATGGTCTTTTGACGCCCTTGGCGGAAGTTCATCTTTTCCATTGCCTAGCGTGTGGATTCCGGTTCTTCGATCCGAAGTTCGTTGGTACGGCTGAGTTTTACCAGGAATTGATGAAGAGGAAGTCGTACCCGGCAATGAGCAGTGAGTTTAAAAGCGCGATCGAGTTCTGCCTGAAGAATAATCTGAGAACCCTGATGGATGTTGGCGGCGGTGAGGGGGCGTTTCTAGATATGGCCCGCGAAGCCGGATTCGAAACTACAGGTGTGGAGCTGAATCGAGAAGCTGCCGCGGTTGCTGCAGGGAAGGGGCACCGAATGTTCACCAAGCCTCTTGAGGAAATAGGGCTAGACGAGATTGGAGGGGCTGTGGATTTTCTTTCTCTTTTTCAGGTGATCGAGCACGTGACAGATCCCGTGGGTTTTATGAAGACTGCCGCATCCTTGGTGCGCCCTGATGGTTATCTCTGCGTTGCTGTCCCAAGCGTTCGAAGGATGATCGGGCTTCTGCATCATGATCCTGCCGACTGGCCGCCCCACCACATGTCAAGATGGAGGATAGTCGATTTGCAGCGTCTTGGGGATGCCTGCGGATTGAAACTGGTCGCTAGTCGAGCGGATCAGTTAACTGGATCGGCTATCCCTTGGGCTTGGGATCTACGCCGTAAGTTGCGTGCCGGATTGGGATTAGCGACAAGCCTCGCTTGGGATCCACTAATCAAGCTGGGTTCGGATGCCTATAGATACTTCGGCCTGAAATATATGGGTCCGTGCCATGGCCTGTCACTCCATGCGGTATTCTTAAAGCCAGATAATACTGACGCATGA
- a CDS encoding class I SAM-dependent methyltransferase produces the protein MRNAPIAKAGLRELYTDREFVPRAFTDRADHAFISIHLIERSVALLAAQLTGELLDVGCGQQPYATYFGHSSKHMACDYDAARGNVDFSCPADAIPLPDESVDSVLCTEVLEHVPDPMAVWNEFHRILRPGGRVLLTTPQYWPPHELPYDFYRYPEHGLRRLASESGFALLALIPRGGPIAFWGQVTLHVWQPLFRFAWTRILWNRLILALDRFSNTPRMTVGWTVLAEKERS, from the coding sequence ATGCGAAATGCCCCGATTGCCAAAGCCGGATTACGAGAACTCTACACCGATCGCGAGTTCGTGCCGCGGGCGTTTACCGATCGCGCCGATCACGCCTTCATTTCGATCCATCTGATCGAGCGAAGCGTCGCACTTCTCGCAGCTCAGCTAACCGGGGAGCTTCTTGATGTGGGTTGCGGGCAGCAGCCGTATGCTACGTACTTCGGGCACAGTTCCAAGCACATGGCATGTGATTATGACGCCGCGCGGGGGAATGTTGATTTTTCCTGTCCGGCTGACGCCATTCCATTGCCCGATGAATCGGTCGACTCAGTTCTATGTACCGAAGTGCTTGAGCATGTCCCTGATCCGATGGCGGTTTGGAATGAGTTTCACAGGATCCTTCGTCCCGGTGGGAGGGTGTTGCTGACGACGCCCCAGTATTGGCCACCCCACGAACTTCCTTATGACTTTTACCGCTATCCGGAGCATGGGCTCCGCCGCTTGGCATCCGAATCCGGATTTGCGCTACTTGCCCTCATCCCAAGGGGTGGTCCAATCGCCTTTTGGGGTCAGGTTACGTTACATGTTTGGCAGCCCTTATTCCGCTTCGCTTGGACGCGCATACTATGGAATCGTTTGATCCTCGCCCTTGACCGTTTTTCGAACACGCCCCGCATGACAGTTGGATGGACCGTGCTTGCCGAAAAGGAGAGAAGCTGA
- a CDS encoding glycosyltransferase family 4 protein, whose translation MNDVHSIAVISEILPLGGTSSFVLNLCRGMEHSPNWSIKVGALRSVGEVGSQIIGAGYDLVGPELDSVLHEERVEDLFRGLSVWSPQVVVASLGGGAFDFLRYVPEGCLRIGMIQSDDECVYRLVEKHLPWLDIIVGVSAEICRKMRLRLGDLSTTIIQQPYGVGMVGTAGSKPKQSGLRILYLGRVSEDQKRVNRMARIMKRTLEADPDLRWTIAGDGSDLGRMRREFDGVPRVAFTGALPYDRVAEVVTENDVYFLCSDFEGLPLSLLESMGAGLVPVVSNLASGISEVVDDGNGIRVDPGDEDAFVAAILGLAIDPERVREMSGRAAKRVRENYSAEAMARRWVTMVEEHGSGAEIVWAAECRASAPVELEGRFAYHRCLRPIRKMWKRLRQR comes from the coding sequence ATGAACGACGTTCATTCCATTGCAGTAATCTCCGAAATCCTTCCGTTGGGAGGCACATCTAGCTTTGTGCTCAATCTCTGCCGGGGGATGGAGCATTCGCCGAATTGGTCCATCAAGGTTGGTGCCCTTCGGAGCGTAGGTGAGGTCGGTTCCCAGATCATTGGTGCTGGGTATGACCTTGTCGGCCCGGAGTTGGACTCGGTACTTCATGAAGAACGGGTCGAGGACCTGTTTCGCGGTCTCTCCGTGTGGTCGCCACAAGTCGTGGTCGCTTCCCTAGGCGGAGGGGCGTTCGACTTTCTTCGTTATGTGCCGGAGGGCTGCTTGAGGATCGGTATGATTCAAAGTGACGACGAATGCGTCTACCGGCTTGTGGAGAAGCATCTTCCATGGTTGGATATTATTGTTGGGGTTTCCGCCGAGATCTGCCGCAAGATGAGGCTGAGACTTGGCGACCTTTCCACGACAATCATCCAGCAACCCTATGGAGTCGGCATGGTAGGCACGGCGGGGTCGAAGCCCAAGCAGTCGGGGTTACGGATCCTTTACTTGGGACGGGTCAGCGAGGATCAGAAGCGCGTCAACCGAATGGCGAGGATCATGAAGCGGACCCTTGAGGCCGATCCGGACCTCCGCTGGACCATCGCAGGCGATGGGTCGGATCTCGGGAGAATGCGGCGCGAATTCGACGGCGTTCCGCGCGTCGCGTTTACCGGGGCCCTGCCCTATGATCGGGTTGCCGAAGTGGTGACGGAAAACGATGTCTACTTCTTATGCTCCGACTTTGAGGGGTTGCCGCTATCGCTACTCGAATCGATGGGGGCAGGGCTGGTTCCTGTGGTGAGCAACTTGGCGAGTGGGATTTCCGAGGTGGTGGACGATGGGAATGGAATCCGAGTGGATCCCGGAGACGAGGACGCGTTCGTGGCCGCCATACTCGGATTGGCGATTGACCCAGAACGTGTTAGGGAGATGTCGGGGAGGGCCGCCAAACGGGTACGGGAGAATTACAGTGCGGAAGCGATGGCGCGCCGCTGGGTGACGATGGTGGAAGAGCATGGGTCGGGGGCGGAGATCGTCTGGGCCGCCGAGTGTCGTGCGTCCGCTCCGGTGGAACTCGAAGGACGGTTTGCTTATCACCGTTGTCTACGCCCTATCAGGAAAATGTGGAAGCGCCTCCGCCAGAGATGA
- a CDS encoding glycosyltransferase family 4 protein codes for MPIFDQGGVEVLAREMVRRLSTKWAIYLTSVDSGEAVAASDLGDCVEDHLELPKRLLNGEDSERVLAWALESKIDVFHFHLGGTLDWRTSRFDACPLTMISAAGIPVVSTCHSSLPLVNSGSSPLEAVRQVAARVRSWPAKVRNLKAICWEAYVSQSDLSRARRMYFPARRQMRLIYHSRLDDESQPEYGCRQDTILCVATIVRHKGQHVLLDAFSKIAERVPTWNLEFVGRIADRAYGDQLLTAITERGLVARVRIAGAKTDPSSDFRAAAIYVQPSLREGLGLSLQEAMFYGCACVGTEVGGIPELLDHPSVGRVFQAGDTAQLAELLESLCINSAERAQLGSRARLSVVEKGMTVQRMIGTYDRLYREILGVP; via the coding sequence ATGCCGATCTTCGACCAAGGGGGTGTCGAAGTGCTGGCCCGAGAAATGGTCCGGAGACTTTCGACGAAGTGGGCGATTTATCTGACATCGGTCGATTCCGGTGAAGCAGTGGCTGCGAGCGATTTGGGGGACTGTGTCGAGGACCATCTGGAACTGCCGAAGCGCCTTCTCAACGGAGAGGACTCCGAGCGGGTGCTCGCATGGGCGCTTGAGTCGAAGATCGATGTTTTCCATTTTCACTTGGGTGGGACGCTCGATTGGCGAACCAGCCGGTTCGATGCATGCCCGTTGACAATGATTTCGGCCGCCGGGATTCCGGTGGTTTCGACCTGCCATTCCTCGCTACCCTTGGTGAATTCCGGCAGCAGCCCGCTCGAGGCAGTGCGCCAGGTTGCCGCAAGAGTGAGATCGTGGCCCGCGAAGGTGAGAAATCTGAAGGCCATTTGTTGGGAAGCTTATGTCTCGCAAAGCGACTTAAGTCGCGCTCGTCGAATGTATTTCCCGGCGCGCCGTCAGATGCGCCTCATCTATCACTCGCGACTCGATGATGAGTCGCAGCCCGAATACGGCTGCCGTCAGGATACGATTCTGTGCGTAGCCACCATCGTCCGTCACAAAGGCCAGCACGTGTTGCTCGACGCATTTTCGAAGATCGCGGAACGAGTCCCAACGTGGAACTTGGAGTTTGTGGGGAGAATCGCCGACAGAGCATATGGCGACCAACTCCTTACTGCGATAACGGAGCGCGGACTTGTCGCCAGGGTCCGAATTGCGGGTGCCAAGACCGATCCAAGTAGCGATTTCAGGGCGGCGGCCATCTACGTGCAACCTAGCTTGCGTGAAGGGCTGGGGCTTTCCTTGCAGGAGGCAATGTTTTATGGCTGTGCCTGCGTTGGCACGGAGGTAGGCGGGATCCCGGAATTGCTTGATCATCCGTCCGTGGGGCGCGTGTTTCAGGCGGGTGATACTGCGCAGCTGGCAGAACTGCTCGAATCCCTCTGCATCAACTCCGCAGAGAGGGCCCAATTGGGATCGCGGGCACGTTTATCGGTGGTTGAAAAGGGAATGACCGTACAGCGGATGATCGGCACCTATGACAGGCTCTACCGCGAGATTCTCGGCGTGCCGTGA
- a CDS encoding acyltransferase gives MDKRLHELDALRGLAALSVLFSHLFLVLPLVWGTAHPRGHPWYLQMFMFSPLRIFWAGHEAVMFFFVLSGFVLALPFFGTKPAVPYPLYLAKRILRIYSPYIVAALVAMGLREVLYKGDVGGVSGWFNQSWKVSATPEAIGQHLLMIGSFNNSEFNPVLWSLVHEMRISIVFPLIALGLVRHQKIVVALPILFTTIYWLAGSLNFRGIMSFDHDYFATLHYSGFFILGSLLAKYRKGLVRVLSAASRSGKLALLSAAVLAYTNPFWFPYIDVPGPGWINALFAKRWFHEWITAGGVAVFMLLAIMPGVISRVLRARPLVFLGAISYSLYLFHAVILKALVTLAAEEFPLGIVLLCVVPVALVAAAASWRWIEVPSIRLGKSISAWWYRHFPETRTMRSDKLP, from the coding sequence GTGGACAAGCGATTGCACGAACTTGATGCCTTGCGAGGTCTGGCGGCCTTGTCGGTTCTTTTTAGTCACCTTTTTCTGGTCCTGCCTCTGGTCTGGGGCACGGCGCACCCCCGAGGGCACCCGTGGTATCTGCAAATGTTCATGTTTAGCCCGTTGCGAATCTTTTGGGCAGGACACGAAGCCGTGATGTTTTTCTTCGTGCTCAGCGGGTTCGTGCTGGCTTTACCGTTCTTCGGCACGAAGCCGGCCGTTCCCTATCCGCTGTATTTGGCGAAACGCATCTTGAGAATCTACAGCCCATATATTGTGGCTGCGCTAGTGGCCATGGGATTAAGGGAGGTGCTATACAAGGGGGACGTAGGTGGCGTTTCCGGCTGGTTCAACCAGTCGTGGAAGGTGTCCGCGACTCCGGAAGCGATCGGCCAGCATCTTCTGATGATCGGTTCGTTCAATAACTCCGAGTTCAATCCGGTGTTATGGTCGCTCGTCCATGAGATGCGAATTTCGATCGTGTTTCCACTGATTGCGCTCGGACTTGTTCGGCATCAGAAGATCGTGGTTGCTCTCCCGATCCTGTTCACGACGATTTACTGGCTGGCAGGTTCGCTGAATTTCCGAGGGATTATGTCGTTCGATCACGACTACTTCGCAACCCTTCACTACAGTGGCTTCTTCATTCTGGGATCGCTTTTGGCCAAGTATCGCAAGGGCCTAGTTAGGGTCCTGTCGGCAGCTTCCCGCTCCGGCAAGTTGGCACTGCTTTCCGCGGCCGTTCTAGCGTACACGAACCCATTCTGGTTTCCCTATATCGACGTCCCTGGGCCCGGATGGATCAACGCATTGTTTGCCAAGCGATGGTTCCATGAGTGGATCACCGCCGGCGGTGTGGCAGTTTTCATGCTCCTTGCCATCATGCCCGGAGTGATTTCCCGAGTCTTGCGAGCGAGGCCGCTGGTATTCCTCGGAGCCATATCATACAGCCTATACTTGTTTCATGCGGTGATACTTAAGGCACTCGTAACCCTAGCTGCCGAAGAGTTTCCACTGGGAATCGTTCTTCTGTGCGTGGTGCCGGTGGCCTTGGTGGCCGCAGCGGCGAGCTGGCGCTGGATCGAAGTGCCGAGCATCCGACTCGGGAAATCCATCAGCGCATGGTGGTACCGCCACTTTCCCGAAACCCGCACCATGCGGTCCGATAAGCTCCCCTGA
- a CDS encoding glycosyltransferase family 4 protein, whose amino-acid sequence MEKTRRLPILGGIAYLTACYGNKLAAERLRFRMYPFFDKWMSSHLRDGDSIYSSYGYANTSFRRTKELGGNTFVDGGNSHPRLLWGVLSEENERWGVAEDPISQFHYERSLAMMEDTDFVVSPSSFVTRSFLDNGFTSEQILPSFYPVNLSLFHPAEDVRPANRPFTLINTSGLSFRKGTPYLLEMFRRIHRQIPRARFQVTRSDDLHPEIERLLKEYSELPIEWMNYMRHEEMAQRFRQADLLVLPSLEDGFARVVTEAMSCGLPVIVSENTGACDLVTPGVTGSVHPIRDVESMVDSALGWWERIREGYRPAVVDLQSRLSPDAYAKRILDMIKGLESLHRVESVKEVIAP is encoded by the coding sequence TTGGAAAAGACTCGACGGCTTCCGATCCTTGGGGGAATTGCCTATCTGACAGCCTGCTACGGGAACAAACTCGCGGCCGAGCGGCTCCGGTTTCGGATGTATCCGTTCTTTGACAAGTGGATGAGCTCCCACTTGAGGGACGGAGACAGTATCTACTCCAGCTACGGATATGCGAATACCAGCTTCCGCCGTACGAAGGAGCTGGGCGGGAACACTTTTGTCGACGGCGGCAACTCGCATCCCCGTTTGCTTTGGGGCGTCCTGAGTGAGGAGAACGAGAGGTGGGGAGTAGCCGAGGATCCCATCTCCCAATTCCATTACGAGCGATCGCTAGCGATGATGGAGGACACCGACTTTGTGGTCTCCCCGAGTTCATTCGTCACACGGTCGTTCCTAGATAACGGATTTACGTCGGAGCAGATCCTTCCGTCGTTCTACCCGGTGAATCTGTCCCTGTTTCACCCTGCCGAGGACGTAAGGCCCGCCAATCGCCCGTTTACCCTCATCAACACCTCGGGACTCTCCTTCCGGAAGGGTACTCCTTACTTGTTGGAGATGTTTCGGCGGATCCACCGGCAGATTCCTCGTGCTCGATTCCAAGTCACTCGAAGCGACGACCTTCACCCGGAAATCGAGCGGCTGCTCAAGGAGTATTCGGAGCTTCCGATCGAGTGGATGAACTACATGCGGCATGAGGAAATGGCCCAACGTTTCAGGCAAGCGGACCTACTCGTGCTTCCGTCGCTGGAAGACGGTTTCGCTCGGGTCGTGACCGAGGCCATGTCCTGCGGCCTGCCTGTGATCGTTTCTGAAAATACGGGGGCCTGCGATCTTGTCACCCCGGGCGTGACCGGCTCAGTACATCCTATCCGGGACGTCGAGTCCATGGTGGACTCAGCCCTGGGGTGGTGGGAGAGGATCCGGGAAGGCTACCGCCCGGCGGTGGTCGATCTCCAGTCAAGGTTGTCACCCGATGCATACGCCAAAAGGATACTGGACATGATCAAAGGGCTCGAGTCCCTGCATCGCGTGGAATCGGTGAAAGAGGTAATCGCGCCGTGA
- a CDS encoding acyltransferase, whose amino-acid sequence MPYVRRKGSGRVILGDHVTVNAARWANWLGTPGAMILSVEDGAVLRIRRGAGVSSSQIIANVEIDIGEDSMLGAGCLLCDSDMHEVPLGSGKPVSAAPIRIGKGVFVGARCIILKGVTIGDGAVVGAGSVVVRNVPPHTTVAGNPARPVGKSDPNR is encoded by the coding sequence TTGCCGTACGTACGTCGAAAGGGTTCGGGCCGGGTCATTCTCGGTGACCACGTAACGGTGAACGCGGCTCGCTGGGCCAACTGGCTGGGGACGCCGGGAGCGATGATTCTGAGTGTCGAGGACGGAGCTGTGCTCCGTATCAGGAGGGGCGCCGGAGTTTCCTCGTCACAGATCATCGCCAACGTCGAGATCGATATCGGCGAAGACTCGATGCTGGGAGCCGGCTGCCTGCTCTGCGATTCCGACATGCATGAGGTGCCGCTGGGTTCCGGCAAGCCGGTGTCGGCGGCTCCGATCCGCATTGGCAAGGGGGTCTTCGTCGGGGCGCGGTGCATCATTCTGAAGGGGGTGACGATCGGCGACGGCGCGGTTGTCGGTGCCGGCTCGGTGGTGGTCCGGAATGTCCCGCCGCACACCACGGTGGCGGGGAACCCGGCGCGTCCGGTGGGCAAATCCGATCCGAATCGGTGA